GCTGGCCGACGGCATCGGGGCCGCCCCGCCCTCGGCCACCCCGCTGGAGGCCGTGTGGGCCGGGCTGGAACGGGCCGCCGCCGCGATGACGCCCTTCAACCGCGAGATCAGCCCGCTGATGCGGGCGGCGGTCGAGGCGAACCGGGAGCTCCAGGAGGGCCTGGAACAGAAGCACGCCGGCCTCGCCGCCGCGATGGCCGAAGCGCTCGGGAGGCGGCAGGTGCCCCGACCGGCGGCGCGGATAGCGGCCGAGATCGGCGTGCTCGCCTTCACCACGGGCTACCAGCGGTGGAACCCCGAACGGGACGACGAGGAACTCACCCCCCACCTCCGGGCGGCGTTCGAGGAACTGCGCTCGGCCGTCACCGACCTGCGGTAGCCCCCCGGCCGCCCCGGCAGGTGGCACCGACCTCGGCGACGTCGTCGCCCTCGCCCGCCCCGCCCCTTCGACGACCCCCGGTCGACGCACCGCCCGCCGACCCGGACGATTCCGCGGACGGGGGATCATGGTGCGTCAGCACGTGGTCACGGAGCCCGCTCCAGGGCGGTCCGGTCGAGTGGAACAGGGAACGGGATGAAGGTCGGGTTCGGGTGGAAGCTGCACGGGGACGGGCGGGCGCCGCGGCCGGGGGCGGTGGTGCGGCCGGACGAGCGGCTGTCGTGGGGGCGGACGGTCGGGCTCGGGGCGCAGCACGTGGTGGCGATGTTCGGGGCGACGTTCGTGGCGCCGGTGTTGATGGGTCTGGACCCGAACCTCGCGGTGATGGTGTCGGGTGTGGCGACGGTGTTCTTCCTGCTGGTGACGCAGGGGCGGATTCCGTCGTACCTGGGCTCCAGCCTGTCGTTCGTGGGCGTGGCGGCGGTGATCAAGACCCAGGGCGGGGACGCGTCGACGCTGACGGGTGCGCTGCTGGTGGTGGGTGCGGTGCTGGCGGCGTGCGGGGCGGTGGTGCAGGGGTTCGGGGCGCGGGTGATCCACGCGGTGCTGCCGCCGGTGGTGACGGGCGCGGTGGTGATGCTGATCGGGTTCAACCTGGCGCCGGTGGCGGCGGGGACGTACTGGCCGCAGGACCAGTGGACGGCGCTGCTGACGATGGCGTTCACGGCGCTGGCGCTGGTGGTGCTGCGCGGGTTCTGGTCGCGGATCGCGATCTTCCTGGGGCTGGTGTTCGGCTACGCGGCGTCCTGGCTGTTCGACCGGGTCTTCGGGCGGATCGACTCGCCGGTGGGCGGCGGGGCGTCGACGGAGCACTGGCGCCTCGACCTGTCGGGTGTCGGCAAGGCGGACTGGATCGGCCTGCCGTCGCTGCACGCGCCGAGCTTCTCGACCTCGGCGGTGTTGGTGGCGCTGCCGGTGGTGGTGGCGCTGATCGCGGAGAACGCCGGGCACGTGAAGGCGGTCTCGGAGATGACGGGTGACCCGCTGGACGACCGGATGGGCACCGCGATCATGGCGGACGGCGCGGCGACGGTCCTCTCCACGGCGGTGGGCGGTCCGGCGACGACCACGTACGCGGAGAACATCGGCGTGATGGCGGCGACCCGGGTGTACTCGACGGCGGCGTACTGGTGCGCGGCCGGCTTCGCGATCCTGTTCGGCCTGTGCCCGAAGTTCGGCGCAGTGATCGCGGCGGTCCCGGGCGGGGTGCTGGGCGGCATCACGGTGGTGCTGTACGGCATGATCGGCCTGCTGGGCGCGCAGATCTGGATCCACAACAAGGTGGACCTGACCAACCCGCTGAACCTGGTACCGGTCGCGGCGGGCGTGATCGTCGGCATCGGCAACGTGACGCTGAAGTTCACCGACGACTTCGAGTTGAGCGGCATCGCGCTGGGCACCCTGATCACGCTGCTCGGCTACCACGGCCTGCGCGCCCTGGC
This is a stretch of genomic DNA from Kitasatospora fiedleri. It encodes these proteins:
- a CDS encoding TetR/AcrR family transcriptional regulator, producing the protein MPRWKPDARQRLVAEALRLFAEQGYDATTVSQIAERAGLTRSTFHRYFGDKRDVLTAGQETLGRLLADGIGAAPPSATPLEAVWAGLERAAAAMTPFNREISPLMRAAVEANRELQEGLEQKHAGLAAAMAEALGRRQVPRPAARIAAEIGVLAFTTGYQRWNPERDDEELTPHLRAAFEELRSAVTDLR
- a CDS encoding uracil-xanthine permease family protein, with product MKVGFGWKLHGDGRAPRPGAVVRPDERLSWGRTVGLGAQHVVAMFGATFVAPVLMGLDPNLAVMVSGVATVFFLLVTQGRIPSYLGSSLSFVGVAAVIKTQGGDASTLTGALLVVGAVLAACGAVVQGFGARVIHAVLPPVVTGAVVMLIGFNLAPVAAGTYWPQDQWTALLTMAFTALALVVLRGFWSRIAIFLGLVFGYAASWLFDRVFGRIDSPVGGGASTEHWRLDLSGVGKADWIGLPSLHAPSFSTSAVLVALPVVVALIAENAGHVKAVSEMTGDPLDDRMGTAIMADGAATVLSTAVGGPATTTYAENIGVMAATRVYSTAAYWCAAGFAILFGLCPKFGAVIAAVPGGVLGGITVVLYGMIGLLGAQIWIHNKVDLTNPLNLVPVAAGVIVGIGNVTLKFTDDFELSGIALGTLITLLGYHGLRALAPAHLKAGPADGPLLDEGTSAYDDDRRE